DNA from Pseudomonadota bacterium:
ATCTCACTCGACAACTCATAGGAGAACGGCTATGCGTGGATTTTGGCCAGGTATTGCGCTCATGACTCTCTCGACCGTCGCGGGCGCTCAGACTTCCGAGTCGGTGCGCGATCTCGCGACCGTGACCTGTAAAGAAATCATGGGCGCCGATGATCGCGGGCGTGAGCTCTCAATGGCCTACATGCACGGCTACATCAACGGCAAGGCAAATCGCACGACGCTGGATCTCGACAAGAACGCGGCCATCACCGACAAGGTGCGCG
Protein-coding regions in this window:
- a CDS encoding HdeA family protein, which codes for MTLSTVAGAQTSESVRDLATVTCKEIMGADDRGRELSMAYMHGYINGKANRTTLDLDKNAAITDKVR